The following proteins are encoded in a genomic region of Diadema setosum chromosome 10, eeDiaSeto1, whole genome shotgun sequence:
- the LOC140234094 gene encoding cytochrome P450 2U1-like, with product MHVMALERLSDSLLQYGVTPFLLAGFTFLLTFILVRSRTTKAYSNLPPRGPPEWPILGSLPSLAGDEMPHVIIANMAKKYGPMFSMRMGSFFTVVLSDFALIRQAFAKSSDDFSDRPKITMIEHVAKGKGLIVSYFGQMQQEHRRFSLSALRSLGMGKFRMEETIAEEARHLALSFASRKSQPFVPFHDIVVSVSNIISYLSFGKRFDYEDEAFKGILEAVFESFEIGEIAGLFNFIPFLRFMPGSCAGRMLELQLKFDKYMKPMVKKISEERVPGSPTCYVEMYADQILEAEKENPGKHTFSDQNMFHAVADLFVAGTETTATTLKWSLLYMILNEEVQEKVHEELNNVIGRDRLPSLRDRPNLPYTEATLLEIQRFSTITPLGVPHAPVEDTVLNGYDIPKGTVIIPNLWAVHHDPELWEKPDEFNPERFLDRETNQVRQREEMIPFSIGRRKCLGEQLAKVELFLFFTHIVHRFKLSAPEGRPPPTLKARIGATTNPEPFDICATLIDTMII from the exons ATGCATGTCATGGCTTTAGAACGGCTGTCGGACTCACTCCTGCAATATGGCGTCACACCCTTTCTTTTGGCGGGATTCACGTTTCTGCTCACCTTTATTCTGGTGAGATCGCGAACGACGAAGGCGTACTCCAACCTCCCGCCCCGGGGTCCGCCGGAGTGGCCCATCCTCGGCAGCCTTCCGAGCCTCGCAGGGGACGAGATGCCGCACGTTATCATCGCCAATATGGCGAAGAAGTACGGTCCGATGTTCAGTATGCGAATGGGCTCCTTCTTCACCGTTGTCCTCAGCGATTTTGCCCTCATCCGGCAGGCTTTCGCCAAGTCCAGCGACGATTTTAGCGACAGACCTAAGATCACCATGATAGAACACGTAGCAAAAGGAAAAG GTCTCATCGTGTCCTACTTCGGCCAGATGCAGCAGGAACACCGGCGCTTCTCCCTCTCCGCTCTCCGCTCTCTGGGCATGGGCAAGTTCAGAATGGAGGAGACGATTGCCGAGGAGGCGCGCCATCTTGCCCTGAGCTTCGCTAGTCGCAAGTCCCAGCCGTTCGTGCCGTTTCACGACATCGTGGTGTCTGTGTCCAACATCATTAGCTACCTGAGCTTCGGGAAGCGGTTCGACTACGAAGACGAAGCCTTCAAGGGTATCCTTGAGGCAGTCTTCGAGAGCTTCGAAATTGGGGAGATCGCTGGCTTGTTTAACTTTATTCCATTTCTGAGATTTATGCCAGGGAGTTGTGCTGGGCGTATGCTGGAGCTACAATTGAAGTTCGACAAGTACATGAAACCCATGGTAAAGAAGATTAGTGAGGAGCGCGTTCCTGGATCTCCGACGTGTTACGTCGAGATGTACGCCGATCAAATCCTGGAGGCTGAAAAAGAAAACCCCGGAAAGCACACTTTCAGCGACCAGAACATGTTTCATGCCGTAGCAGATTTGTTCGTGGCTGGAACGGAGACTACGGCTACAACACTGAAGTGGTCCCTTTTGTACATGATCCTGAACGAGGAGGTACAGGAGAAGGTACACGAGGAACTCAATAACGTCATTGGCAGGGATCGCCTACCTAGTCTCCGGGACAGGCCAAACTTGCCGTACACGGAAGCGACACTTCTGGAGATCCAGAGGTTTTCTACCATCACGCCGCTGGGAGTGCCCCACGCACCCGTCGAAGATACTGTCCTAAACGGCTACGACATCCCAAAGGGCACTGTGATCATACCAAACCTGTGGGCTGTTCATCACGACCCGGAGTTATGGGAGAAGCCCGATGAGTTCAACCCAGAGAGATTCCTGGACAGGGAGACTAACCAGGTTCGGCAGAGGGAAGAGATGATTCCGTTTTCCATAG GTCGTCGTAAGTGCCTCGGTGAGCAGCTGGCCAAAGTCgaactcttcctcttcttcactCACATCGTCCATCGATTCAAACTGAGCGCTCCAGAGGGTAGACCGCCACCTACGTTAAAAGCGAGGATAGGTGCAACGACCAACCCTGAACCGTTCGACATCTGCGCAACTTTGATAGACAccatgataatatga